From the Salvelinus fontinalis isolate EN_2023a chromosome 35, ASM2944872v1, whole genome shotgun sequence genome, one window contains:
- the LOC129834179 gene encoding leucine-rich repeat and immunoglobulin-like domain-containing nogo receptor-interacting protein 1-B isoform X1: protein MTVLVSSRMVSGEAGGHSYLVACWQPILVLMLGTVLSGSTTGCPSRCECNAQERSVVCHRRRLASFPEGIPIETKLLDLSKNRLKSLGPEEFINYPQLEELQLNENNISSMEPGAFSNLVGLRTLGLRNNQLKLIQLGVFTGLSNLTQLDISENRIVILLDYMFQELYNLKALEVGDNDLVFISHRAFHGLSSLEQLTMERCNLTSVPTEALSHLHNLLSLRLRHLTVNAVRDYSFKRLDRLKVLEISYWPYLDTMTSKCLYGLNITSLTITNCNLTAIPYQAIRHLGHLLFLNLSFNPIHTVEGNKLHNLLRLQAFHLVGGRLATIEPYSFRGLNHLRVLNVSSNSLNTLEESVFHSVGNLETLALYDNPLACDCRLLWVFRRRWRLNFNRQQPSCSLPEAVQGKEFKDFPDILPSDSFTCQKSRIQDHKALQRHVDEGTTVHYTCQADGDPAPVIMWLSPKKQFITTKSVGRLSVSPEGTLEVRYAQIQDNGTYLCIASNAAGNDTKPAHLHVHSYSPNWPHQPNKTFAFISNQPSEDGANGTLAQVPFPFDVKTLIIATTMGFISFLGVVLFCLVILFLWSRGKGNVKPNIEIEYVPRKAEAGESSPTGDAPRKFNMKMM, encoded by the exons ATGACGGTCCTG GTAAGCAGTAGAATGGTGTCCGGGGAGGCAGGTGGGCACAGCTACCTGGTGGCGTGCTGGCAGCCCATCCTGGTCCTAATGCTGGGCACTGTCCTCTCCGGCTCCACCACCGGCTGCCCGTCCCGCTGTGAGTGTAATGCTCAGGAACGTTCCGTAGTGTGCCATCGACGGAGGCTGGCCTCATTTCCCGAGGGCATCCCCATCGAGACGAAACTACTGGACCTCAGCAAGAACCGTCTGAAAAGCCTGGGGCCTGAGGAGTTCATCAACTACCCACAGCTGGAGGAGCTGCAGCTCAATGAGAACAATATCTCTTCCATGGAGCCCGGGGCTTTTAGCAACCTTGTCGGCTTGCGGACTCTGGGGCTGCGCAACAACCAGCTTAAGCTAATCCAGTTGGGAGTGTTCACAGGCCTCAGCAACCTCACCCAGCTGGACATTAGCGAGAACAGAATTGTCATCCTGCTGGACTACATGTTCCAGGAGCTGTACAATCTGAAGGCTCTGGAAGTCGGCGATAACGACCTGGTGTTCATCTCTCACCGAGCGTTCCACGGCCTCAGCAGCCTGGAACAGCTGACCATGGAGCGCTGCAACCTGACCTCGGTGCCCACCGAGGCCCTGAGCCATCTGCACAACCTGCTGTCGCTGCGACTACGCCACCTCACCGTCAATGCTGTCAGGGATTACTCCTTCAAGAGGCTTGACCGCCTGAAGGTGTTAGAGATCTCCTACTGGCCCTACCTGGACACCATGACCTCCAAATGCCTGTACGGCCTCAacatcacctccctgaccatcaCAAACTGTAACCTCACCGCCATCCCTTACCAGGCCATTCGACACCTTGGGCACCTTCTCTTTCTCAACTTGTCTTTTAATCCCATTCACACGGTGGAGGGGAACAAGCTGCACAATCTGCTGAGGCTTCAGGCCTTCCACTTGGTAGGAGGGAGATTAGCCACAATTGAGCCCTACTCCTTCCGGGGCTTGAACCACCTCCGAGTCCTCAACGTATCCAGCAATAGCCTGAACACCCTGGAGGAATCCGTCTTTCACTCCGTGGGGAACCTGGAGACCCTGGCACTGTACGATAACCCACTGGCCTGCGACTGCCGACTGCTCTGGGTCTTCCGCCGCCGCTGGAGGCTCAACTTCAACCGGCAGCAGCCTTCCTGCTCTTTGCCCGAGGCCGTGCAGGGCAAGGAGTTCAAAGACTTCCCAGACATCCTCCCCTCCGATTCCTTCACCTGCCAGAAGTCCAGGATACAAGACCACAAGGCATTGCAGAGGCACGTGGACGAAGGCACAACGGTCCATTACACATGCCAGGCGGACGGCGACCCAGCCCCCGTGATCATGTGGCTGTCCCCCAAGAAGCAGTTCATCACCACCAAGTCCGTGGGGCGTCTCAGCGTGTCCCCCGAGGGCACGCTAGAGGTGCGCTACGCCCAGATCCAGGACAACGGTACCTACCTGTGCATCGCCAGCAATGCAGCAGGGAATGACACCAAGCCTGCCCACCTGCATGTGCACAGCTACTCGCCCAACTGGCCGCACCAGCCCAACAAGACGTTTGCTTTCATCTCCAACCAGCCCAGCGAGGACGGGGCCAACGGGACCCTGGCCCAGGTTCCCTTCCCGTTCGACGTGAAGACTCTGATCATCGCCACCACCATGGGATTTATATCGTTCCTCGGCGTCGTCCTCTTCTGTCTCGTCATCCTCTtcctctggagcagaggaaaAGGCAACGTCAAGCCAAACATAGAGATTGAGTATGTACCCCGTAAGGCGGAGGCAGGTGAGAGTAGTCCAACCGGCGATGCGCCGCGTAAATTCAACATGAAAATGATGTGA
- the LOC129834179 gene encoding leucine-rich repeat and immunoglobulin-like domain-containing nogo receptor-interacting protein 1-B isoform X2 yields MVSSRMVSGEAGGHSYLVACWQPILVLMLGTVLSGSTTGCPSRCECNAQERSVVCHRRRLASFPEGIPIETKLLDLSKNRLKSLGPEEFINYPQLEELQLNENNISSMEPGAFSNLVGLRTLGLRNNQLKLIQLGVFTGLSNLTQLDISENRIVILLDYMFQELYNLKALEVGDNDLVFISHRAFHGLSSLEQLTMERCNLTSVPTEALSHLHNLLSLRLRHLTVNAVRDYSFKRLDRLKVLEISYWPYLDTMTSKCLYGLNITSLTITNCNLTAIPYQAIRHLGHLLFLNLSFNPIHTVEGNKLHNLLRLQAFHLVGGRLATIEPYSFRGLNHLRVLNVSSNSLNTLEESVFHSVGNLETLALYDNPLACDCRLLWVFRRRWRLNFNRQQPSCSLPEAVQGKEFKDFPDILPSDSFTCQKSRIQDHKALQRHVDEGTTVHYTCQADGDPAPVIMWLSPKKQFITTKSVGRLSVSPEGTLEVRYAQIQDNGTYLCIASNAAGNDTKPAHLHVHSYSPNWPHQPNKTFAFISNQPSEDGANGTLAQVPFPFDVKTLIIATTMGFISFLGVVLFCLVILFLWSRGKGNVKPNIEIEYVPRKAEAGESSPTGDAPRKFNMKMM; encoded by the exons ATG GTAAGCAGTAGAATGGTGTCCGGGGAGGCAGGTGGGCACAGCTACCTGGTGGCGTGCTGGCAGCCCATCCTGGTCCTAATGCTGGGCACTGTCCTCTCCGGCTCCACCACCGGCTGCCCGTCCCGCTGTGAGTGTAATGCTCAGGAACGTTCCGTAGTGTGCCATCGACGGAGGCTGGCCTCATTTCCCGAGGGCATCCCCATCGAGACGAAACTACTGGACCTCAGCAAGAACCGTCTGAAAAGCCTGGGGCCTGAGGAGTTCATCAACTACCCACAGCTGGAGGAGCTGCAGCTCAATGAGAACAATATCTCTTCCATGGAGCCCGGGGCTTTTAGCAACCTTGTCGGCTTGCGGACTCTGGGGCTGCGCAACAACCAGCTTAAGCTAATCCAGTTGGGAGTGTTCACAGGCCTCAGCAACCTCACCCAGCTGGACATTAGCGAGAACAGAATTGTCATCCTGCTGGACTACATGTTCCAGGAGCTGTACAATCTGAAGGCTCTGGAAGTCGGCGATAACGACCTGGTGTTCATCTCTCACCGAGCGTTCCACGGCCTCAGCAGCCTGGAACAGCTGACCATGGAGCGCTGCAACCTGACCTCGGTGCCCACCGAGGCCCTGAGCCATCTGCACAACCTGCTGTCGCTGCGACTACGCCACCTCACCGTCAATGCTGTCAGGGATTACTCCTTCAAGAGGCTTGACCGCCTGAAGGTGTTAGAGATCTCCTACTGGCCCTACCTGGACACCATGACCTCCAAATGCCTGTACGGCCTCAacatcacctccctgaccatcaCAAACTGTAACCTCACCGCCATCCCTTACCAGGCCATTCGACACCTTGGGCACCTTCTCTTTCTCAACTTGTCTTTTAATCCCATTCACACGGTGGAGGGGAACAAGCTGCACAATCTGCTGAGGCTTCAGGCCTTCCACTTGGTAGGAGGGAGATTAGCCACAATTGAGCCCTACTCCTTCCGGGGCTTGAACCACCTCCGAGTCCTCAACGTATCCAGCAATAGCCTGAACACCCTGGAGGAATCCGTCTTTCACTCCGTGGGGAACCTGGAGACCCTGGCACTGTACGATAACCCACTGGCCTGCGACTGCCGACTGCTCTGGGTCTTCCGCCGCCGCTGGAGGCTCAACTTCAACCGGCAGCAGCCTTCCTGCTCTTTGCCCGAGGCCGTGCAGGGCAAGGAGTTCAAAGACTTCCCAGACATCCTCCCCTCCGATTCCTTCACCTGCCAGAAGTCCAGGATACAAGACCACAAGGCATTGCAGAGGCACGTGGACGAAGGCACAACGGTCCATTACACATGCCAGGCGGACGGCGACCCAGCCCCCGTGATCATGTGGCTGTCCCCCAAGAAGCAGTTCATCACCACCAAGTCCGTGGGGCGTCTCAGCGTGTCCCCCGAGGGCACGCTAGAGGTGCGCTACGCCCAGATCCAGGACAACGGTACCTACCTGTGCATCGCCAGCAATGCAGCAGGGAATGACACCAAGCCTGCCCACCTGCATGTGCACAGCTACTCGCCCAACTGGCCGCACCAGCCCAACAAGACGTTTGCTTTCATCTCCAACCAGCCCAGCGAGGACGGGGCCAACGGGACCCTGGCCCAGGTTCCCTTCCCGTTCGACGTGAAGACTCTGATCATCGCCACCACCATGGGATTTATATCGTTCCTCGGCGTCGTCCTCTTCTGTCTCGTCATCCTCTtcctctggagcagaggaaaAGGCAACGTCAAGCCAAACATAGAGATTGAGTATGTACCCCGTAAGGCGGAGGCAGGTGAGAGTAGTCCAACCGGCGATGCGCCGCGTAAATTCAACATGAAAATGATGTGA